In Cardinium endosymbiont of Culicoides punctatus, the DNA window ACCCTACATCTGACATTCCACACTAAAAAATCAATTTTTTAATTACTTTTATAATTGATTACGAATTAACTATGAAAAATTCCAGTAATACACTTGACTGGTCAAAGTAAAGCTTTGTACATTTTAGTAGGACTAAAAGTTAGTTTCGAAAGAAGTCTAATATACGTGTTTCCCAAAGCACAGTTTGATTCCTATGGGTGTTTCCTTGATATCGGCTATGGGAGGTTGTGTAGTGTTACTTGGATCTATACTTGTTAGTAACATACAAGATTGGTAAACCAAGTCAGAAGTGGTATCTATGCTTTCCCTATTTTCTGGGAGTGGAGATATAACATAAAGCTTTGATCGAGCTCTAGTAAAAGCTACATAAAGTAGATTTAAGTTATCTAAATAAATCTGCATCTCTTCTAAATGGTAATCTTTTGTATAGTAGGTTCCCTTTAAATCGGATCCATACCGTATGGGTAATACAGAAAAATAATTAAAAGGGCTCTGAGCATTGGTGTTGAGCCATAAAATAGGGCTATTTTGTGGTGTGTGATCTAAGTTCCAGCTACAAAAAGGCATAATGACTACATTAAATTCCAATCCTTTGGATTGGTGAATGGTCATGACTCTGATCAAATTTTCATGCGTACTTGGAGGAAGTTTTATATCTTGACCACGTTTTTCCCACCAAGTTAAAAATGATGTGATTGAATCGTCTTCTTTATATTTATAAGCAAAATCAAAAACAATGCTTTGAAAAAAGTCTATAATATCATTATAACAGCTATCATTTTTAAAAAAAATCTCTATAAGTAATTTAATACATGGATAAATGGATATGTTTTTTAAAAAGTTCTTTAGTGTCCAAAAAGACTTTGGCAATAGACCCTCCATTTCACTTTCTGAGGCGATTGTATTGTATAAATCATTGCTCTGCCAAATGTTTTTCTCTGCATCTATGCAACTGTAATAAGCCTGAATACAGGCAAGTTTACTGATGGTATTTTGTTCATCATTAAGGTAATACAGTGCATGAATCAATGTCTTTATGGTGGTATGGCTAGATAGTGTGCGGGCATGGTCTGATGCTACTTCATATGGCAAAGTAGAAGGAACTGTTTTATGATGTTCACTAAATAGCTCTGTTACCAAGGCAGCTTCACTATTATTCCTTACTAATAAAACAATATCTTTCGCTGGGATCCCTTCTTGCTGCAATTGTTCTACTAGGGATATGGTCTCTTGCTGTGCATATTCCTTCCAAGAGATCTTTTTTTCATCTGTATCGAATGGATGTTGTTTAATAAATAAAAGCTCTACATATCCTCTATAATCACTTGACATAGGAGCCATGATCTGTTGCTCAACATCTTGATAAGCTCTTTTCATCTGTGTTAATTCAGCTCTTAATGCGGTAATATCTATGGCATGGTCTGTTGATAGCCATTCATTTTCTAAATGAGCAATCAACTGCTTTGATGCAAAATGGAAGAAATGATTGTTAAATAAAACAATCATTTCCTGACTGCGTCTATTGGTAGATAACGTATGGATATGGCTATCTGGAAATTCTTGTTCCACTTGATGGTTTAAAAGCTTCCAATTGCTTCCACGCCAACGATAAATAGATTGTTTTACATCTCCTACCAATAGATTGGTATAACCCTGAGATAAACTATTATGCAATAGTGGCTTGATGTTCATCCATTGAAAAAGGGACAGATCTTGGAACTCATCTATAAGAAAGTGATGAAATTGACTACCAATTTTTTCATAAAGAAAGGGAATTTTATTTTTCTGAATAACTTGATACAGTAGAGCTGAAATATCTGATATGAACAATATATTGTGTTTAGATCTATACTGTTTTAATATTAAAAGTAAAGCACTTATAATGCCAAAGGTATAGGTAAAACGAAATATGGCTGTTGCTGTTTTATATAATGATCCTTCCTGTTCATACAGGTCAATAGCTTCTACAAGTAGTGGGTGCAATGATGTCTCAATTACATGTGCAATATCTTTTGATGTATTGCCTTTTATTTTAGTGAGCCAAGTTTTTAGGTTGATTTTGCCTATAATAGCCCGTTTCGTTGGTTCAAATTTTTTCTTATGCGCTATATTTAAAAAATAGCCTATTACACCTTTGGCCCCATAAGCAAAATCCTCTGGTTGAAGCTTTGCTTGTTCAAGTCGTAATAGGGCAGTTTGTCCTATATTTTGCATTTTTTCTTCAAAAGAATGCAAAAGTGTTTTTATTTCTGATAAGAAATGAGGTAATATTTCTTCTTGCTGTAAGGAGTCTAATAATGCTTGTTCATGAAGTTTAAATGATTCTTCAAAAAGTGTTTTACCAAGCCCTTCAATATCATTCGCCACATTCCATTTTTTTCCTTGTAAGAGTTTTGCTAATGCAAAATGTACAATCCATGTTTCTAATGATGGAATATCAGGTGGTTGGGCAATAAGCTCTTTGACAGCCTCTTTCAAAACCAATGTTTGATTCATTTCAATAACGAAATTTTTCTGTAACCCTAGTTCTTTTGTAAATGCTTGGATCATTTTGTGAAAGAAACTATCAATAGTGGTAACAGAAAAATCGCTGTACTGATATACAATGGTAGAGAGAACCTCTTTGCTTCTTTGTTGTAGTTTGGCAGCTGTCCATCCTGCTTGATATAGCGTTTCCCATAAAGGTGTTTGTTCCCCAATAGATAAACTATATAGGTATGTTAAAATACGTTGTTTTATTTCTTGTGTGGCATAATTGGTAAAAGTTACAGCCAAAATATGTTTAAAGGCATTGGGATGGGTCAATGCCCATTTTATGTAATTGGTTACCAGTGTATGGGTCTTTCCAGACCCTGCAGAAGCACGATAAATAAGAAGGCGTGACATGGTATTTATTAAAGATTACCAATACTTCTGTATCTTTTCATCTATATTGCACAGCTTAACCTAAAATTGTATTTGTAGCTTATTTAAATTAAATAGATTTCAGCATAGGTCTATATCTATATACTGTTCTGCTCCATGCGAATAAGGCGCTATTA includes these proteins:
- a CDS encoding UvrD-helicase domain-containing protein, which codes for MSRLLIYRASAGSGKTHTLVTNYIKWALTHPNAFKHILAVTFTNYATQEIKQRILTYLYSLSIGEQTPLWETLYQAGWTAAKLQQRSKEVLSTIVYQYSDFSVTTIDSFFHKMIQAFTKELGLQKNFVIEMNQTLVLKEAVKELIAQPPDIPSLETWIVHFALAKLLQGKKWNVANDIEGLGKTLFEESFKLHEQALLDSLQQEEILPHFLSEIKTLLHSFEEKMQNIGQTALLRLEQAKLQPEDFAYGAKGVIGYFLNIAHKKKFEPTKRAIIGKINLKTWLTKIKGNTSKDIAHVIETSLHPLLVEAIDLYEQEGSLYKTATAIFRFTYTFGIISALLLILKQYRSKHNILFISDISALLYQVIQKNKIPFLYEKIGSQFHHFLIDEFQDLSLFQWMNIKPLLHNSLSQGYTNLLVGDVKQSIYRWRGSNWKLLNHQVEQEFPDSHIHTLSTNRRSQEMIVLFNNHFFHFASKQLIAHLENEWLSTDHAIDITALRAELTQMKRAYQDVEQQIMAPMSSDYRGYVELLFIKQHPFDTDEKKISWKEYAQQETISLVEQLQQEGIPAKDIVLLVRNNSEAALVTELFSEHHKTVPSTLPYEVASDHARTLSSHTTIKTLIHALYYLNDEQNTISKLACIQAYYSCIDAEKNIWQSNDLYNTIASESEMEGLLPKSFWTLKNFLKNISIYPCIKLLIEIFFKNDSCYNDIIDFFQSIVFDFAYKYKEDDSITSFLTWWEKRGQDIKLPPSTHENLIRVMTIHQSKGLEFNVVIMPFCSWNLDHTPQNSPILWLNTNAQSPFNYFSVLPIRYGSDLKGTYYTKDYHLEEMQIYLDNLNLLYVAFTRARSKLYVISPLPENRESIDTTSDLVYQSCMLLTSIDPSNTTQPPIADIKETPIGIKLCFGKHVY